In Candidatus Bathyarchaeia archaeon, the following are encoded in one genomic region:
- a CDS encoding EamA family transporter yields MKIKVAAAFLAVYLIWGSTYLAIRFVIESLPPFFMAGTRFLVAGAVLYVFIRLRGVEGETRGDWSCAFVLGGLMLLGGHGAVVWAEQWVPSGLACLLVGTVPLWMVFLDWLWNKHKPNVKVVGGVVLGFVGVILLVGGVESLGASSVDLAGAGIIVFGAFLWANGSLYSRSAKQPKSQLLATALEMVAGGILLLLASLVTGELNRVRLDLISIRSLVSWVYLIVFGALVAFTCYIWLLKVTTPARVSTYAYVNPIVAMFLGWTLANEPITARNVAAATLILTAVVIITTYETRKKSQENK; encoded by the coding sequence TTGAAGATTAAGGTGGCAGCGGCTTTTTTGGCAGTTTATCTTATTTGGGGTTCGACTTACTTGGCGATTAGGTTTGTTATTGAGTCGTTGCCGCCGTTTTTCATGGCTGGGACACGGTTTTTGGTTGCGGGAGCGGTTTTGTATGTTTTTATTCGATTGCGTGGTGTGGAAGGCGAAACTAGAGGTGATTGGAGTTGTGCTTTTGTTTTGGGCGGGTTGATGTTGTTGGGTGGGCATGGTGCTGTTGTGTGGGCGGAGCAGTGGGTACCTTCTGGTTTAGCATGTTTGTTGGTTGGCACTGTGCCTTTGTGGATGGTTTTTCTGGATTGGTTGTGGAACAAGCATAAGCCAAACGTTAAGGTTGTTGGCGGAGTAGTTTTGGGTTTTGTCGGTGTTATCTTGCTTGTCGGCGGAGTAGAAAGTTTAGGCGCTAGCAGCGTTGACCTCGCCGGAGCTGGAATTATCGTTTTTGGTGCTTTCTTGTGGGCAAATGGTTCGCTGTATTCACGTTCTGCCAAACAACCAAAGTCACAGTTGTTAGCCACTGCATTGGAAATGGTTGCTGGTGGAATATTGTTACTTTTGGCAAGTTTGGTAACTGGAGAACTGAATCGCGTAAGACTGGATTTGATTTCCATACGTTCATTGGTCAGCTGGGTTTATCTCATCGTGTTTGGCGCGCTTGTTGCATTTACTTGTTACATTTGGTTGCTGAAGGTGACTACGCCGGCGAGGGTCTCGACATACGCCTATGTAAACCCAATTGTGGCGATGTTTCTTGGTTGGACGCTGGCAAATGAACCGATAACTGCAAGAAATGTGGCAGCCGCAACACTAATCCTCACCGCAGTAGTCATCATAACAACATATGAGACACGCAAAAAGAGCCAAGAAAACAAGTAA
- a CDS encoding histone deacetylase, with translation MRTKIIFSEKCLGYGHYHIEGPERVRKAAEILKNLGYEFLEPEPASEDDLLRVHDVDYVWGVRKGLVADGDTPAYDNIFEFARLAAGGAILAAKVGGFSIMRPPGHHAGVNGAALGAYTRGFCYFNNIAIAVKHLNKPTLILDIDGHHGNGTQEIFLGNEKVTYVSLHRHPNYPGTGIFHEGNCLNFPLPPDCGDEVHMATLDKALSSVDMERFEVVAVSAGFDTHAGDLASLGLTEKGYREIGKRIAKLGKHTFFVLEGGYNGENVGNDINALLKAYESSI, from the coding sequence ATGCGAACTAAAATCATCTTTTCCGAAAAATGTTTAGGATATGGACATTATCACATTGAAGGACCAGAGAGAGTTAGGAAAGCCGCAGAAATTTTGAAAAATCTTGGATACGAATTTTTGGAGCCCGAACCCGCCAGCGAGGATGATTTGCTTCGTGTGCATGATGTGGATTATGTTTGGGGCGTTAGGAAAGGTTTGGTTGCTGATGGAGACACTCCCGCTTATGACAATATTTTTGAGTTCGCCCGATTAGCGGCTGGCGGAGCAATATTGGCAGCTAAAGTTGGCGGTTTCTCAATTATGCGTCCACCTGGGCATCATGCTGGCGTGAATGGTGCCGCCTTAGGCGCTTACACGCGAGGATTCTGCTACTTCAACAACATCGCAATTGCAGTAAAACACCTAAACAAGCCAACGCTTATTCTGGACATAGACGGGCATCATGGCAATGGCACACAAGAGATTTTCTTAGGCAACGAAAAAGTCACCTACGTTTCCTTACATAGACACCCAAATTATCCGGGCACAGGCATTTTTCACGAAGGAAACTGCCTAAATTTTCCGTTGCCGCCTGACTGCGGAGACGAAGTACACATGGCAACGCTTGATAAGGCTCTGAGTTCAGTTGACATGGAACGGTTCGAAGTGGTCGCGGTTTCCGCTGGGTTTGACACTCACGCAGGAGATTTAGCGAGCCTTGGGCTTACAGAAAAAGGCTATAGAGAAATTGGAAAAAGGATTGCCAAGCTTGGAAAGCACACGTTTTTTGTGTTAGAAGGCGGATACAATGGAGAAAACGTGGGAAACGATATAAACGCGCTGTTAAAGGCTTATGAAAGTTCAATTTAG